One part of the Dermacentor andersoni chromosome 2, qqDerAnde1_hic_scaffold, whole genome shotgun sequence genome encodes these proteins:
- the LOC126539896 gene encoding iripin-2-like, which yields MLTKFAFLAATLAVVTCEHDDDALLAKAHNQLAVNLLKQLAIRDPSTNVFFSPTSIAAAFGMAYAGARGSSENELVSVLGHTAVGLTGRARVLSAYKNLLQLAASPNVTLDVANMVLAQNGLPVTDNYKQQLREVFDAELRSADFANEGPRVAAEVNAWVRDKTRGKISGILPEGQPLNIILFILNAVFFKGTWVTKFDVADTVNKPFFNLGTTEVSKPAMHLSTRLSHTRIDALHASAVEIPYQGGKFSMVVVLPDTPSGLQALRDGLSVAILEELGRNLHRKDVVLRLPKFEMSVTYNLVPAMQALGLNAVFERSANFSGITEGTPVHISDAVHKAAVEVNEEGTVAAAVTGLYIVAASALNLPPPPVLFTVDRPFLYYIRDKNTNRILFIGEVHSL from the coding sequence ATGCTCACGAAGTTTGCCTTTCTCGCGGCGACGCTCGCCGTAGTCACCTGCGAACATGACGACGACGCGCTACTCGCCAAAGCTCACAACCAGTTGGCCGTGAATCTGCTGAAGCAGCTTGCGATCCGGGATCCCTCAACCAACGTCTTCTTCTCGCCGACTAGCATCGCCGCAGCCTTTGGCATGGCCTACGCCGGTGCCCGTGGAAGCTCGGAGAACGAGCTGGTGTCTGTGCTCGGTCACACTGCGGTTGGCCTCACAGGCCGAGCAAGAGTGCTCTCTGCCTACAAGAACCTGCTGCAGCTCGCGGCCTCGCCCAATGTGACGCTGGATGTGGCCAACATGGTTCTCGCGCAGAACGGCTTACCTGTAACCGACAACTACAAGCAGCAGCTGCGCGAAGTCTTCGATGCGGAGCTCCGGTCAGCCGACTTTGCCAACGAAGGCCCCAGAGTCGCGGCTGAAGTCAACGCGTGGGTGCGCGACAAGACCAGGGGAAAGATTTCCGGCATCTTGCCTGAAGGTCAGCCGCTGAACATCATCCTGTTCATCCTGAACGCCGTCTTTTTCAAGGGTACCTGGGTGACCAAGTTTGACGTCGCCGACACTGTGAACAAGCCCTTCTTCAACCTCGGAACTACTGAGGTGAGCAAACCGGCGATGCACCTCAGCACACGTTTGTCGCACACCCGTATCGACGCCTTGCATGCGTCTGCTGTGGAGATCCCTTACCAGGGTGGTAAGTTCAGCATGGTGGTCGTGCTCCCGGACACCCCTAGTGGTCTTCAGGCACTCAGGGACGGCCTGTCAGTCGCCATTCTCGAAGAACTCGGCAGAAATCTACACAGGAAAGACGTCGTACTCCGGCTGCCCAAGTTCGAGATGAGTGTCACCTACAACTTGGTGCCCGCGATGCAGGCGCTCGGGCTGAACGCCGTGTTTGAACGCTCAGCTAACTTCAGCGGAATCACTGAGGGTACGCCCGTCCACATATCCGACGCCGTGCACAAAGCAGCTGTAGAGGTTAACGAGGAAGGAACCGTCGCGGCCGCCGTTACAGGACTGTACATTGTGGCTGCCTCGGCTCTGAATCTCCCACCTCCGCCTGTTTTGTTCACCGTTGATCGCCCTTTCCTGTACTACATCAGGGACAAGAACACCAACCGCATCCTCTTCATCGGCGAAGTCCACAGCCTTTGA